From Bombina bombina isolate aBomBom1 chromosome 1, aBomBom1.pri, whole genome shotgun sequence:
TCCTGGGTAGAACACAAGGTATATAAAAAAGAGAATGCAGTGCAGTTTATGGTTATTTACTTTGAGATTCTGGATATTACAACAATTGAGATCTCTCCCCAAGAAAAGCCACTGAGAAGTTCCCTCCCAGGGAAGACCAGAATAAGCCAGCTGTGGGATAATACAGTACATTTTCTTAGGATACATCTTGTTAGTTTGTAACTATAGGGTTTATAAAAACAAACAGTTGCTTTCAGTGTAGTAGGATCAATAAACTACACTATAAAAGTCAGTAATTGGTTTGGAAAAAGAAACAacttgactatactgtccctttaaagggagataaaataaaaaaaaaaagtgttaaagcattttattactaCATTATTGCTTACATATGACTGTGTTTACCTATACAAAGTTAGTCAGGTTTAGAACAGCACTGTACTTCTGggacctagctgagcacatctggggagccaatgacaagaagcatatatgtgtagctctcaaacaccagctagctcccagtagtgcattgcttgctaggtatgcttttcagcaaaggataccaaaagaacaaagaagaatcgataacagaagtatattgtctcttaaaattgcaagctctgaatcatgacattttaaatttGACCTTCGAGTTTCTTTAAATAcccaataaaaaaaagatttatgtttGAAGAGACAAAAGTGAAAATGGTTCTAGTAAAATTGAGTAAATGCTGATGCTAAGCACACCACTGTTTTTCTCTGGGCAGGTAGAGCGTTTTAATATGGGCGTACAGAGCATATGTGCATACTGCTTTTAACAAGAACTGAGATGCACTGATGTGCATTAGTTTGTATtcctttgtccctttaaataagagaaaATAAAATGAGAATCAGAAGAGCCATGTGAAAGTTTTGGGCTGCCCTTGGTTATTCCCAATACCAAAGATATTTGTTCTGCCCCCTGGCTACATTTATGTTGTTTTATAATTTCTCTACTGTCTCTTCTTACCCAGGTGAACTACAAGAGCTGGGGGTGCAATGTTTCTATAACAATGTTGCACTTGCATCCTGGGCCCAGGTTCTTTTTCTCTGCTGTCTACCGTCCCAACTTCCTACTGTGTGCGCAGAGATCCGAAACCATCTGCAGGAATCCTGCATAGTGTACAGCCTGGCGTCTGCTGTGCCTTTACCCAGGTATTACATATAATCTACTGGAGAATACTCTCAGTGGGAACGTAAATAGACATTAATCTCAAACTTTTATTCCCCATtgaatgcattattattattattattattccaatgCACTTTAATTTTTCATTTCACCTGGTTTttactgttatttaaagggacagtctacttgaatttgtttgtttaaaaagataatccctttcttacccattccccagttctgcataaccaacagttatattaatataccatttacctctgtgattgccttgtatctaagcctctgcagactgtctccttatctcagtgctatttacacacttgcattttagccaatcagtgctgactcctgcataactacatgggaatgagcacaatgttatctatatggcacaaattaaagtgaaggtaaagttttccggTGTTTTGCATAttattatagtatttatatattatacagtctGATCGCCAATTTTTTTAATtacgtttatatatataaaatagggaaAAAAAGCATTTGTTTTTACGTGCTCTTCCCTTCTTTACTCCGCCCTCCATCAATTTCCTGCTTGCTGAgactctgacgtatagagcggtcccacccgctttgggtcattgtcatgttggaaggtaaaccttcttcccattgacaacgtCACTGCTCACTGTGGTCAAGTGTAACGGTTTCATGCAGCTGATACGGTTAGTGCCATGTATACCGGACAGCAGGTCCTCACCCAGTTTCAATGTCCACAAAATTACATTATTCAAGGAAACTTGTAACTTGTAACCGGACAGCAGGTCCTCACCCAGTTTCAATGTCCACAAAATTACATTATTCAAGGAAACTTGTAACTGGAACCTGTAACTCGGTTTAAAAGTTCATGCCAGAAGATTGTGTTGTATAGGACAAAGCAAACGCCATGTACGTTTCACCCCTATAAATTCATTGAATGGGGCTTCATTAGGGATCTAACCTTAACagttcaccatccaaataacaccatacctacagtaaagcatagaggtggtaatatcctgttatggggctgTTTCTctacagcaggcactggagcacttgtcaggatagaaggaataatggatggggcaaaataccgtcaaattcttgaggaaaatctgctgccctctgccaggaagttgtcaatgggaagaaggtttaccttccaacatgacaatgacccaaagcacacagcaaaaatgaccactcagtggttgaaggagaaaaaggtaaatgtccttgcatggcccagtcagagcccagacttaaaccccattgaatatctgtggcatgacttgaagactgcagtctacAAACAGTCACCATAAAATtaaacggaactggagcagttctgcaaagaagagtgggcaaatattgcacagtctagatgtgcaaagttagtaaaaACATATCCCAATaggctaaaggctgtaattaaagcagtATTCAACTAAACACTGACACacgggggtgatcctttttgcaactcactgattctgtttttttaattgtcttttatttttccctgacatgttggtgttatatctttaacttggatgttataagttgctctgagtaattacaactggataaacaaaaactgtgtctgtcttcatTGCAGGCTGCaaggcaacaaaatgtgattattttcaaggggggggcgattcttttcaatacccactgtatatactgtatatatttatacacacgtgtgtgtgtgtgtgtgtgtgtatatatatatatatatatatatatatatatatatatatatatatatatatatatattttataatataataattttttttttttttttgtacaaacatCATCAGGGTACCTAAAAAATAGGTTCAGTAAAAAAGATTTTACTGAACAGATTGTTGAAATACTGTACCGTCCAGTTAAATACCAGATGCCAACCCTACCTGTACATCACCAGTTCTAAGTGTTCATTTGCCTTGTTTTAAGACTGAAGCAGCTGCTGTCGCACAGCAGTGTCATCAGACTAAAGTACCGATATGAGAGCAAAGTTAACGAGCAGGAATTGGACAAAAAGGGGACGATCACAGCTGTGCTTAGAGATGCATCTGTAGTGAAGACATTGATTCCTGGTGACCCCGAGCAAGGTAAGAAATTACTGCCACAAAATGCCAATACGCAGAGGAAAACAACTAAACTGTGTCTTGTTCTTTGCTGCTGGGAATTATGAGGTATTGAGAAGCCATCCAGGAACTCCCGATACATAAGATACAAACCTGATCATTACAGTCCTTTGTGGGTAAGTAGCCTTATATTTGACCAGAACTTCCTATAATACACAGTTAAATCTGAACATTTCCTAATGAACTTTAATTAGGACATCACCCTACACTAAAAAAGGAAAGAGCCATTGTGTGTGTCAATCCTAATAAGCTGCAGTCGGGGTGCCAGcagacaataagggctagatttatcatagctgaggtgtacaggggcaccTATACGCGCccttgtacgcctcagctcgcctgtggcggggcgaaattacccataggtaatcaacattgcacacaagcacaattttgtgctcgcgtgcaatcccgccccctgcccgcgcacagccaatcacgcgcgggcaggagctgtcaagctccttggtcggactcgaccgaggagattgaatttcgccaccttagaggtggcaaagagcttagggaagcagcggtctggtgaccgctgcttgataaatcacagcgagcaagttcttgtgagaacttgctgccgtaggggcttgataaatctagccctaagtagccCAGCAGCAACTGAACCAGTTCTGATCATTTTCAGTTGGGTTGTCACCCAATAAAAGGTATTAACCCAGCACTGTCTGTACTGATAATCTGCAGTCAGCCAACTTGCTGGCAAGCCAGTTTTATTAAACCTACAGTATATCCTTCGACCAAGGTGGGAGAGTTTTTCAAATTGCTGCTGGGTCAGGTTTTTGTTTTAAGCCAGATTGTGGCCCTATTAACTTTTCATTCCAAGTGTAACTCTAAGTTGCAGCTAAAACTATACCAATAGGTCCTGAATGCAGCTAACATTCTGATTTCTTGCGGATGCAAATCAAATGTTGTCCCCCCTATAAATATGTGGATAGAAAAGTAGAAAGTATTTATAATTATAAGAATATAGGCTCAAACAATTAGATATATTTGATATTACATTCTTTGGGAATCCTTGATGAAAATGACTTGGCCCCTGGCTTCCAActttgggagggggtgggggactGGTGAAATGGCGAGCAGTTATCTCTTAATATGCACCCTCCTAGAGAAGCAAATATTACGATATTGAGACACAAACACAAATCTAATACCTTGAAAACTTACCTTTATTTTCAGATTGTAGACTTTACATAAAAACTTTCAATTTTGTATGATCTGTTAATGtaggttttattattgtatttgttaCAGTGCAAACTAAGCCTTTTCAataaaaacctataaaataaaaacctatatcTTTCTATATTCCTACTGTACAGGAGGAGTCTGTGTAGTGAGCAGGTGGATAGAATCGTCTGTATATGCCGCCCTTAACATGTGCACGTTTGATCATCTGTCTCACCAGCAGTCACTCAATATCCTCAACACCCTGATTCAGCAGCTAGATAGCCAGGAAGGGAAAACTTCAAGTCCTGCTCTCATTAAAGAACATTTTGTGATCAAGGATATTTGCTCAGCATTGTCTGAAGACAGGTGAGTGAATGTGGGGGCCCTGTATAGCTAAAAAGtaaaatagttaatataggtgCAAATAACTACTTCAGTATTGCAGAAAACTATCATTTGATTTGAGAGATGGTTTCTTGAAATCCAAATATTTGAaattatatttgaaatatatatatttctcttgttaagtgtatccagtccacggatcatccattacttatgggatatattctccttcccaacaggaagctgcaagagtccacccacagcaaagctgctatatagctcctcccctaactgccattaccagtcattctcttgcaagtctcaacatagataggaggtcgtgagagtctgtggttttttatacttagtttatttcttcaatcaaaagtttgttatttttaaatggcaccggagtgtgctgtttatctcaggcagtatttggaagaagaatctgcctgcgttttttctatgatcttagcagacgtaactaagatccagttgctgttctcacacattctgaggagtgaggtacttcagagggggaatggtgtgcaggttttcctgcagataaggtatgtgcagtaaaatatttttctaaggaatggaattgactaagaaaatactgctgataccgaagtaatgtaagtacagcctttaaatgcagtgaaagcaactggtaccaggctgattgatagagatatatgctaaggtatgtgcagtaatatatttttctaaggaatggaattgactaagaaaatactgctgataccgaagtaatgtaagtaaagccttaaatgcagtgatagcgactggatcaggcttattaatagacatacatactcttataagaatgtgttttaaaacgtttgccggcatgtttaatcg
This genomic window contains:
- the NOXRED1 gene encoding NADP-dependent oxidoreductase domain-containing protein 1, whose translation is MFGDTDITAGLSSLQFEHGVEPRHKGFLHLVQRSHLTALTVCAHSVFFCKLLLYVRHPEVKWCSLHTPPKLLQISHNEHLRVGIIGGGHLGKKLALCLTHLSGLHAEEIRISTRRPETLRELQELGVQCFYNNVALASWAQVLFLCCLPSQLPTVCAEIRNHLQESCIVYSLASAVPLPRLKQLLSHSSVIRLKYRYESKVNEQELDKKGTITAVLRDASVVKTLIPGDPEQGGVCVVSRWIESSVYAALNMCTFDHLSHQQSLNILNTLIQQLDSQEGKTSSPALIKEHFVIKDICSALSEDSSFPLVDLISVQTKDTPFSQHLASSPWLQKRFLQLFYTCFVGSLAEMNQTHLTLTSKDS